The sequence ataaattgcaACAGAAGCAGCATAAACATATCCTACCAGATATTACCGGGAACAACACCAATGAAGCTACTGAATTGACTGACAATTCCCTCAAGTTTTACATTGAACAAAGAAAAACACAGGCGGGAGTAATTGATTCTCCACTATGCATCACAACTACAAAAGAGATAGCTATACAAACAGTGgaaaattaatcttttgaaCAACCAATACAAAGACAGTGAAGGAACTGGTTCTACAAATATACAATGAACCATTCAACCAGCAATCTGATATTGAAGGACAAGATTCAAATCATTATAATAGTCAGATAACAATTTCTCCAAACATGTTTGCAATGGTTGACGAAGTTGCAGATTTTATAATAGAGCAATCAAATGAAGCAACAAAAAAGAGAAGGGATGAAGAAATGGAGATCATCATAGAATACATGGTGCTTGAGATCGAAGAAGGACAAATATAAAGTAACAAGAACATATTGAAAACAACAATTAGATTCTATGCAATGATAAAAAACTTTCAAATCAGAACGAAGAGGTCCGAACCAAGGGAATACATGGTTATATGTGTTGACGAAAATTGTAACTGATTTCTGCGCGCTTCAAAGTTGAAACAAACACAAACACTCAAAGGCTAGAAAATATGTCAACAACCACACCTGCTCATTAGATGTCATAATGAAAGATCATAGGCAAGCAACTTACAATACTATTGCTTAAATAGTAAAGAAGAAATACGACTCAATAAATAGGAAGCATGCACCGAATGACAGAATGAAGGACTTGCTACATGAGTTTGGGGTTTCGATGGAATATCAAAAGGCTTGGAGAACAATAGAAAAGACTCTAGAATTGTCAAGAGGAAAGCCAGAAGACTCATACCAGCAACTACCAATATACCTTCATATGCTAAAAATAGCAATTCCAGGGACAGTTACTGAATTGATTACAGACAAGAAGAACCGGTTCAAGTACATGTTCTTAGCATTGTCAAATTCAATCAGAGGATGGATACATTGCAGACGAGTGATTGTGGTAGATGGCACATTCTTAAAAACAACATATGGAGGGACGTTGTTTACAGCATCAACAATGGATGCTAATAACCACATATTCATATTGGCATTTGGAATAGAAGACTCGGAGAATGATTCATCATGGGAGTGGTTTTTCAACAAGCTAAGAGAAACATTCGGAGAAATAGAATGTAAGAAACTGGTTCAAAGAAAAATTTACAGCTAATACATCATCTTTAGTGTAAGAGTTTTCCTATTATTGTTAGACTTACTTAACATAAATAACctgtttcaaaaataataacaaaaaaactgGTTAAAATAGACATAAACTAATATTTGACAAATATTGACTCGCATGCATAACAATCATCTTAGACCGGCACAAAAACATAAAGAAAACAGTAGCAAAAGTCTACCCAAACATATTCCATGGAGCATGCATATTCTACTTGTTTAACAACATTAAGGTCAATTTTATAGTACACGGGGAAGATCTTACAATAAACTTTGTTAAAGCTGAAAAAACATACAACATGAAATCATTTGAAGTTTACATGTCAGAACTTGACAAAATAGACAAAAGAATAAGACCTTATCTGGAAAGAATAGGATACAAATATTGGAGTAGATGCCACTGCCCGACCAGAAGGTACACAATGATGACATCCAACATAGCTGAGTTGATAAATTCAACAATTCTTGCTATAAGAAGACTGCCCATCACTACAATGATAGAGAGTCTTCCAAATTTGGTACAAAATGGGTTTGGACAAAAGGTAATGAAGCACATGGAACATTCACAAAAGTTTCAATAGTGACAGAAAAAATACTCAgagaaaactttattcaaaCAAGAAAATATGAGGTAACACActaaacataaatatacatACAGACAATATATATTAGAGATATTCAATAACAGTATAAAATAACCAGTTATAAACTAATACTCCACCAAGTGAATGTGCTCGAGAAAGGGAAATTCCTTGTCAATTTACTGGACATGCAAAACATGTGAATGTAACCGGTTCTAGCAAGATAAAATCCTATGTGCTCATGCAATAGCTGTATTCTCGAAAAGAGGATTGCGAGTTTATGACTATGTTGCGGAATACTACAAAACAGACGAAATGAAAGCAACATGTGACACAATAGCAAACTCATTACCAAATAAAAGTGAATGGACACTGCCTAAGAGCTTGGAAATGATATAACTACCACTAGACACGAAAAAGCATGCAGAGAGacctagaagaagaagaataagatcAAAAGGAGAGCCAAAGGCACAAATAAAGTGTGGACATTGCAAAAGATAGGCCACAACAGAAAGACATTCACTAATCCAGCTCTACCACTAAAGCAAAAACAACCAAAACAACAAGGAGCAAGAAagcaaaaaaaacaacaacaataaaagcATTATTGAATAAAAAGATTTGGGAGAAGTTAACTAAGTTTTTGGCCTTCGTATCTATAAAGATAGAAAAAAGAGAACATTAACACTTTCTTAAGCAACTTACATCAATAAGATACTAGAAAGATTCTCAATGGAAAATTCTAAGAAATGACAGTAATCGTCCATctatagtaattaataatttgccCTTCCAGGTATTTataaatttcattatttttttaaaaaaaaacccctCCTTCTCCCATACAACTTCATACTTTTGTGACCCGACGACAGTTTACACACCATATCTGTATCACATGTTCTCTCGGTTTGAAGCAAACTCAAACGACCATAAGGTACCAAGTACTACAAGAGATTGTGTACCGTTATTGGTACATTTTAATATCAGGTCCCACACAATttgatttaatatataatatggagAACTACTGGCCAATTACAATACAATACATCAACATAGTGTTTCTCCTTTTTAGGTACCTAATAGCAATTGAAAAATTGTGTTCTAATGTTCATATGAGATAAGTGGCTTAGTTTAtcctaaattattattaaacttttttttccTTATATTTGGATCCATCTACACGTCTGTTTGTATAAAACTtctaattatttatagataaagcaaagaataattaatatttttttccatTTGAATTTTGAACTTTTTGCATTACTATATTGTACCTTATAGTATGACTTATTAATAATATCattcaaaatataactttttACGATTCCATTTCCATcacattttattcaatttaatcATGTAAcgagtaaaataataaatagtagtTGATTGATTGatacaaattaatttttttacttttatttacattaatgaataatagaataaaatattctcttttttatattaatttataattccTGTGGacgagcaaaaaaaaaaactaggtgaattaaaatttcttttaaaaaatttaattttagtttcctaatcattaaaattaaaaaatgtacaTTTAATTTGCCTACCATTTACCATATCACTCAtttcacaataaaattaaataaaatataattaaacaagtaaaaattatatttcgagtaatattattaataaaataaattatatttcgagtaatattattaataaaatcatATACTGAGGACACAACTTGTTAGTATGTTCaggacaaaaatactaattatttggCATCCTTGCATCCAACTAATTTAGATGTGGGTAGGGACTTTTAACAACATCAACATGTACTACTTTGTCAAATTCACTAGAGAACAAAGACCAAGAAGAGTGCCACTACAAGTCCAGTCCGTTACAGAGTCCAGACACTAACACAGACAAGACAAGTccgttaaaaaaaaattagacaagCAAGAACACTCAACTCTCTCGCCTTTGGAATTGGATTATAAGCAAAGCTACAATCAACAAATAATTAGAACCTTCTAATGGCCCAAAAACAACAACGAAAACGATCATAATGACAATGATGACAACAAGAACATCTACTGCTTTCTGTACAACGTATTTTGTTAGAGATCAAAATAACGAGATGGGAAATCTACGGCCTCTGATTATGTAGGTTAGGCTTAGTAAGTGCTTTAGCAAAGTAAATGCGGATCTCAGGTAATATTCGCTGAACTAGATGAGTGTGCCTGCAATTTTTCCAGTATATTAGAAACTTCAGAAACTCATGGCAGCATTAACAGCAGACTAGCATAACAATAACAAGTGTGAGACCTATTTATTGTACTAAACAATTAACCAAGATTTGGTTAATGGGTTATGGTGAGGAAAAAGAAGATGGTGTAAAAAGGAAAATAACGaagaaaatattttcctaagctTACATTTTCATCTTAACTTCCCTTTTTTTAGTTCAATAAAATAGGCGATCATGAAAAAACGGAAGTTTCGTTTTATTGGGCAATGAGaatttcatttaaaataatcaaaatgtaaAGATGGGAGCTTTTAAGGAAACAATATCATCAAAATGACTGCATACTGCCCTTGTATATTTCAAACTTTCTAActgaataaaaagaaatatcTGAAAGACAATAAGATAGAGAGCACATACCCAGGCCTAGCACTCAACTTTTCAAATTGCTGAAGGATAAACAAAATGCAAGTGTGCCTCAAAGAAGCAGCGTTGAAGGCTTCTGAAAGTTCGTACATGCTTGAAACATTTTCCAAGGATATATCCTAAAATtaagaaatgaaaataaatagaattaattagacAACCATGCATAAGCAGTTAGTTAGGATGCCAAGAACTAAACATTGTTAGCTCACCTGTGCAATCGTGTACTCACAAAGTCGCTTAAGCCCTTCTAAGAGATACTGATCAGCAGCTCTTAAAAGATCTTGAGCAATATCTACTGCGATCTCTATCGATCCGGTGTAAACGAACCTGTACACAATTGATCCAATAAATCACTGACGCTTTCAACACAAGATTTTGTAGAAAATGGGAAAGCATAAGTTTTACTTAACCTCATCATCAACTCAAAGACCTCCCATCTAATATTTGGAATCTCTATATCTCTTGCATCCTTTTCCTGTGATTATatgaagataaattaacaacaatGATATCATGTCATCAACCATAAACCATTCATTCCTCCATGATAAGTTGTCAACTTTCCTTGCAAACAGCCACAAGGTTATGGCTGGCCATATCTTTTAAAAAAccattatacataaaaaaaacttaaccaCAAAACTAAGGCGCAAATTCCACAACCAGGCCACTCCTAACAACTGTGCCTAAAAAGATGAAATAATCATTTAACAAGTACTCACTCGGTAACCACCATCAAACATTGCACGGAATGCATCTGAAGAGGCAAGAAGGCAAATTCTATGCGCATAGAATCGTCTACCTGCAGTAGAAGTAAATTTAAGAAAGTTAGAAAATGGAATCACAATAATTTGATACTTGTTCACAAATagtaatacaaaattaattatgccAGAGACTTGTACCTTCAACCAGAAATGTAACATCAGACAATGTAGGACTGTTGACATACTGCTCCCCCAAATAGACCTGCAATAAATTTGTGTCATATTATGCAAAATAAGAATCAAAATGCAAAGTATGCCTTTACAATTATGTAAAGGAAAACATCATTTTATTATTTGCATGTACCCTATGAATGAAATCAAGACTAATATCATTCACTTCCAGAAAACTGATAATATTCTTCAAAGGTACATGTAATCCCAGAAAGATTATGCCAGGTGCACCCTTACTCTACCACCCACTCCTTAAGTGCAAGTCAAAATTGAttacaaaactgaaattaacTTTAATGCAGGTCAAACAATTGATAAAAAGAAGTTTTGCCTGTGGAGTAGGTGATGGGGGGGCCGCATCTACAGGAGAAAGAGTCAAGGCTTTGTTCGCCAACTTGTACAGAGCCACAGCCCCATCATTTTGCTGTTTGAGGCTTGTAGAACCAAGAATTCCAATAAGTAATTCCAATCCTGCATTTACGTTAATATATTCATAATTACATCATAACGTTTGCAATCTAAGAGTGTtataatacaaggaaaaataagaaaatgagtTACCATTGCTGTCAATGAATATATTTCTCTGATCATCTGGAGAACAAAGGTGGGCAAGGGCCAAAGCAACACGTCTTTGCACTGCCTTTTCCCCAACACGCATCAGATACAAGAGATGGCTTAAAACCTGCATGGAGGAGTTAAGAGAATATACATCTGAGTTCATAAAAGTTAATCTATGACGACACATAACAGAAAAGAGTGATTTGTTAGGAACTACACGACACTACTCACTCTTCCATGAATCTTCTCCTCTAATCTCTTTAATGTCTTTGCTACGCAATCCTTTGTCGCCTGCAGTAATAAATTAAaagttcaaaaaatataaatgttcACTTAAAaggtatcaaataaaaatggaaAATAAAGGTATATGGATAGCAACGATAAAATCAAGACAATCACATACTTGAACAATAAATTCTCCATCCTGCAGCTTCTGCACACCTCCCACCCTAATAAAATCGGATACATTATCCTATTGGAGAGAATGAATAAGCTGAGTACAAAGTTATATCAAAAATGGCATTTAAACATCAATCTTTTACTGACTGAAGGACTGCATTCATGGTTCATAAGTTCGTATAGTCACACACCTCATTATCAGCAAGACCATATAGAGCAAATGCAGCATTATGTTGTAGAGACCcaattttggaatcaagaagCTTGAGTAATGGCACTATACCCCCATTGTGAGCAATACCGGCCTGGTTGTGCGCATCCTGAAGTTAAGAATTTCACATACCAAATGTAAGTATGCCTCCAAGGGCGAATACTGCAGTGGCAACCACCTAAAGCAGTCCTACATACAAATTGCTATAGTTTCTTTTCCCTTAAATATTGCATGGTTAGGTAAGAGAAAATTTGTATGTAGAACCAAATATAACTTTTATACAATGTATATTTACTTAACTTGTCTAAACCAAAAATTAGTATATCTTATGTCACCAAAATTGATCCCTTTTCTCTCAAGATTTCAGTTCTCCCTCTTTAAATATTGTGATAAAGtacttatattatttttgtcaaaaaaaaaagagagagtaaTTATATTAGATTGTTTATGCCTGACTAGTACTTTTCACAAAATGGATCATAGTAAATAAGAAAGAGAGAAACCTGTGCCAGTCTTCCCAATGCAAAAGCTGACATTTCCCTCAGTTGTACATCCGGTGATTGAAGCATCTCAATGAGAGGCGGGACTGCACCCCTCTGTACAATGTGAACCTGCAAAAAGTCTTACTAGTTCAGCACAAATATTAAGAAGCCAAAGGAGCCAAAAAGTGCAAACGAAAGCATCAAGAGGATTGAAAAGAATAATCAGGGATGAGACCCAATCATCCATTATTTAGTTTCAGAATAAAAACTGCATTAGTGACCGAAATGCAAATTCTAGTATTTATTTGTCTTTGCTGTTGCGGTAATAAATGGGAAATAAACTTTGAATAGATTGTAGAACAGGAAGATTTAACCACCTTGCAATCTGAATCAGTAGCAGCAAACTGACCAagtaacaaagctgcttctctTTGGCTCTCTGAACAGCAAGAACTGCCATACAACATATAGCCTTtagtatttgtgaaaaaaaaaagatcattgATATCATATATCATAAGTAGGATAGTACAAGACAAGGGAGGAATACTTAAAATGATGGCTGAATTGAGTAAGTGAAAGATCACCAAAACGTACCTGAGTAACCCAATAACCGGTTGAAGAGCTCCTGCTAGAAGAACTTCTTTCTTTATATTTGGAGAAGAATGTACCAAATTTCCGATCACACCAACCTGGAACTCATGAAAATTAGTTGGTGGTACAATTAACATGAATGCAAAGCACCTAAGAGGTGGCATAGTAGAAAGTCCATTAAACAAAACATACCGCTTCATAATGTATAGCAGCATCCTCAGACCGAAGCATTAAAATGAGTGTTGGAAGAGCATTACATTCAACAATCTGCAAGTTCATGGAATTACAAATTATTTCACATCCAGGTCAACcttataaaatcaaaattgaaaGGACTTCCTACTACCTGATtcttattttcatcatttttgaaAGCCAGTGTTCTCAGTGCACCAGCAGCTGCCCTTTGCACCTTAGTATCAGTAAAATCAAGCAACTCAACCAATGGTGGAATTCCACCTTCAATCCTGTAAATCAAATCCGATtctcataaaaatacaaaggtGCTAAAATTAGAATTAAAGGTCAAATGCTAGACAAATGAACAAACCTGACACGTGTTTTGATGCTACTATTCTCGTGAGCAAGGTTGGTGATGGCATCAGCAGCCCTACGAATAACACTATTCACAGCCCGAGATATCGAACCACTCTTATACCTCTTTAATAGATCCACAAGATGAGACAAAGCACCGGTGTCAACAATGAGTTGTTGATGCTCTGGCTGTCATCACATAACACGAAGAAGAATGTTCAGCAATTACATGAATATCATATGTAATCCTTGAGACAAATTCCTACCCCCATAACGCTTCAAACTGCGTTTTTACCCCCAAAAACAACCAAATTAATAGCATTCAAAGTAGCATAATTGATGCATACAAAATATCTGATTATGGCCATGAAATGTCATCAGTTTTAAGGTGTTCATCATATATGGAAAACAGCTTTGTTCCCTTAAAAAACATGAAACTAGAAACAGAAACAGCACAGCACAGTTCACTTACAATTAAGCTACACAATTTGTGACAAGAATGAACTACTCCTATAgaaaatgaaatcaaattataaaattgtattcCTTAATTTGGAAttcataatattaaaatttaaaattaaactataattGGATGAACTTAAACTCGGTAAAGCAAAGCTACCTTCACTGCAAGAAGTCCTAATGCAAAAGCACATCCTTTCTCGACCTCATGCTCGTATGGCTTCGAACCACGATCACTCTCGAGCGACGGAGGCGCTTGAAGGTGCTTTACTAGAGCCGGAACTGCTCCACCTTCAACAATCACGTTCACTACTTCCTCTGCAACCGCGTATCAATCAAAATTAAACACACATACATAATttcatgtataaaaaaaaaaacaaatattaaaattgagcGAAAAAATCCCAAATAAAAACCGCGAAATACGGCGAGATCGGAGGATTAGTTTTCCATGCTGATATTCGAAAATTACCGTTCTTAGCGAGCTCGGCGAGGGCATGAGTAGCCCGCTTAGCGGCAGCGCGATCGGCTTCGCTCCAAGAGAAGGCGGAGTTAAGGATATTAACCTGGACACCGACATCGGAAAGTAAAGCTTGCTTGACGTCTCCGGACGGCACAGAGATGTCAGGGTCGTCTTCTTCAATTTCGTCCTCCAGTTTCCGCTTCTGACCTTTCTTCTCCGGCAGATACTGATCTTGGCGCCTCTGTAACTCCATAAACGAGTAGACCAACTCTGATGAGAAGGGCGAAACCCAAACCACTCAGACAAGGAatgtgtgagagagagatagaAACAGACGCAAGAAGGCTGATCCAAAACCAAAATTTCGGATTTGAATGAGTTTCGGAGAGAATAGATGGGAGGGTAGTTTGGGGATTTTCATAAAAGTAacgcttttcttttcttttccttttattttatttaatttattttctttttccttttcctttttccGGTGAATTGTCGGCTTTAAACCGGCCAAATAACTTGATTAATTTCTGAGgtttaattttgattatttgttgATAGTGAAGCTAACGTGCGCACTCATCGGAGAAAGGTGCAAAATATCCTTAAATGAGCGGGTTATGCTAATGTGCGCATGCCAAGTGACAAACAGGGATAGTGAGTGTGGGATAGGTATtggaccaattttttttttcttttaaaataaataaaaattcactaAAAAGAGTGCATGACAAGCCTAATGTTCTACCATCTTATCATAAGAACGTGAAGAGGACCACTTGTTTAAcgagtaaataaaaaaaacttgttGGAGGACcgcttagaaaaaaaaaaaaaaaactatttaagaTTTTTATCAATGAACTATGACATATTTATTATTGTGTCCTTAAATTTTTTtggataaatactattttagaccttgtattttgtaaaagttagaAATTAGATCTttcattttgttaaatgataaaatagattctgtattttttaaaatagtacaaataggaccctgaactgattttttatcaaaataaaatttaataataatccgatctaaatgtggtatgacaaaattgtttacattttctgtatctattCGTTAGCgttgtacaaaaaaatttgtaaaccacccaaaccgaaccgaaaaaaccgataaaaattacaaaccgaaataacccgaaaaaattacaaaccgcccaatctgttaattgggcgggttgaaaataggtccaacccgcccaattaaaccgaccaacccgattttgcacctttaattttttttttaactttttagtttttattatagataacataaatgattaaatgtataataatataaagttatatacttaattattagttttaaagtcatatatatggtgttgtactttggtggaatataatttttttaatttatctttttaatttttgttgattttgactttaaaactaaaaaaaaaaaattggccccgttggtcggtttataatttttttttttttttttacattgggcgggttgcacttaaattttagcaacccgaaatttagattgggttagaaaatatataggataaaccgcccaaaccgatcGATGTACAGCCCTACTATTCGTGTTAAGAATTGTCTTTAAGTtggtaatattaaaaaaaaattgtcgaatattaagctcagggtcttatttttaccattttagaaaatacagagtctattttttcatttaacaaaacaaagggTCTAAtttgtaacttttacaaaacacaggatctaaaatggtatttactctAAATAAATTGTCAATAAATTACAAATGATTTTTGAACTATTCATAGTATTATAAATTGATCtttttgttaaattttgtcACGTGTGTGGCAAATAAAATGACATAACTCCTTAATCAATTGTCACATTAACGTTGCGTGTATaattttacatttaaaaataaaaattattaaactaaaaattaattaatgatcaggaaaattaagtaaaattaaactaaaaaaattaattattttttcaaattaattacagGCGTCATGTTGATATGATACTGACGTGGCAACTGGTTAAATAGTCATGTCATCACTTTGTTTGTCACGTGtgacaaaatttgacaaaaCGACTAATTTATAATACTATGAATAATTTAGGGATTACTTTTAATAGTCTGAAAAATTAAGGGAGACAATAATCCATAAATTATAGTTCGATGGGTA is a genomic window of Cannabis sativa cultivar Pink pepper isolate KNU-18-1 chromosome 9, ASM2916894v1, whole genome shotgun sequence containing:
- the LOC133031220 gene encoding uncharacterized protein LOC133031220 is translated as MKDLLHEFGVSMEYQKAWRTIEKTLELSRGKPEDSYQQLPIYLHMLKIAIPGTVTELITDKKNRFKYMFLALSNSIRGWIHCRRVIVVDGTFLKTTYGGTLFTASTMDANNHIFILAFGIEDSENDSSWEWFFNKLRETFGEIELHGEDLTINFVKAEKTYNMKSFEVYMSELDKIDKRIRPYLERIGYKYWSRCHCPTRRYTMMTSNIAELINSTILAIRRLPITTMIESLPNLVQNGFGQKQDKILCAHAIAVFSKRGLRVYDYVAEYYKTDEMKATCDTIANSLPNKSEWTLPKSLEMI
- the LOC115722483 gene encoding ARM REPEAT PROTEIN INTERACTING WITH ABF2; this encodes MELQRRQDQYLPEKKGQKRKLEDEIEEDDPDISVPSGDVKQALLSDVGVQVNILNSAFSWSEADRAAAKRATHALAELAKNEEVVNVIVEGGAVPALVKHLQAPPSLESDRGSKPYEHEVEKGCAFALGLLAVKPEHQQLIVDTGALSHLVDLLKRYKSGSISRAVNSVIRRAADAITNLAHENSSIKTRVRIEGGIPPLVELLDFTDTKVQRAAAGALRTLAFKNDENKNQIVECNALPTLILMLRSEDAAIHYEAVGVIGNLVHSSPNIKKEVLLAGALQPVIGLLSSCCSESQREAALLLGQFAATDSDCKVHIVQRGAVPPLIEMLQSPDVQLREMSAFALGRLAQDAHNQAGIAHNGGIVPLLKLLDSKIGSLQHNAAFALYGLADNEDNVSDFIRVGGVQKLQDGEFIVQATKDCVAKTLKRLEEKIHGRVLSHLLYLMRVGEKAVQRRVALALAHLCSPDDQRNIFIDSNGLELLIGILGSTSLKQQNDGAVALYKLANKALTLSPVDAAPPSPTPQVYLGEQYVNSPTLSDVTFLVEGRRFYAHRICLLASSDAFRAMFDGGYREKDARDIEIPNIRWEVFELMMRFVYTGSIEIAVDIAQDLLRAADQYLLEGLKRLCEYTIAQDISLENVSSMYELSEAFNAASLRHTCILFILQQFEKLSARPGHTHLVQRILPEIRIYFAKALTKPNLHNQRP